A genomic stretch from Croceibacterium aestuarii includes:
- a CDS encoding IclR family transcriptional regulator produces the protein MPASPPLNASQVKSATRTLDIIEYVVAHPRPLVAQEIATALGIPVSSLSYLLATLVERDYLVREGRRYSPGKGLEKLQLHGTPFSLADRAAPLVRTLRQQLDETSSFFVREGWEIEALVTESSHQALRYAVPTGDRLPMHALASGKALLAGLSAGELDRYFAESERRKFTPSTVTEEKAMRRQLDEIRAGGFATTDEEFSLGIVGIGRMVTIAGEPAGSLSVAIPKVRCDEAMRQRVMDMLARTAELLDSA, from the coding sequence ATGCCCGCCTCGCCGCCTCTCAACGCCAGCCAGGTCAAGTCGGCCACGCGCACCCTCGACATCATCGAGTACGTCGTCGCCCACCCGCGCCCGCTGGTGGCACAGGAAATCGCCACCGCGCTGGGCATTCCGGTGTCGAGCCTGTCGTACCTTCTGGCGACCCTGGTCGAGCGCGATTACCTGGTCCGTGAAGGGCGTCGCTATTCGCCGGGCAAGGGGCTCGAGAAGCTGCAACTCCACGGCACGCCCTTCTCGCTCGCCGACCGCGCCGCGCCTCTGGTGCGCACGCTGCGCCAGCAGCTCGACGAGACCTCCAGCTTCTTCGTCCGCGAGGGCTGGGAGATCGAGGCGCTGGTGACCGAATCGAGCCACCAGGCGCTGCGCTATGCCGTGCCGACCGGCGACCGTCTGCCCATGCACGCGCTGGCCAGCGGCAAGGCGTTGCTGGCCGGGCTGAGCGCAGGCGAACTCGATCGCTATTTCGCCGAGAGCGAACGCCGCAAGTTCACCCCCTCGACGGTCACGGAGGAGAAGGCGATGCGCCGCCAGCTCGACGAGATCCGCGCCGGCGGGTTCGCCACCACCGACGAGGAATTCAGCCTCGGCATCGTCGGCATCGGGCGGATGGTGACGATCGCCGGCGAGCCCGCCGGGTCGCTTTCGGTCGCCATCCCCAAGGTTCGTTGCGACGAGGCCATGCGCCAGCGGGTGATGGACATGCTGGCGCGCACCGCAGAGCTGCTCGACAGCGCCTGA
- a CDS encoding DUF1097 domain-containing protein, which translates to MPALIALAVSVGLLAVVDTWLFVGPLAAFLPGLVWISFIAWGCHFHSGGGAKGSTTAIVGMSFGAIVGMVAVILAGGALAGLGILAAPVAVGLGAAVICLASAIPLLATVPASVYGFAAIAGPILLAEMSPTEAILPTIVSVIIGAAFGYVSEMLANALTKKGEPSAEATADPA; encoded by the coding sequence ATGCCTGCTTTGATTGCACTTGCCGTATCCGTCGGCCTGCTGGCCGTCGTCGACACCTGGCTGTTCGTCGGCCCGCTTGCCGCCTTCCTGCCGGGCCTGGTGTGGATTTCGTTCATTGCCTGGGGCTGCCACTTCCACTCGGGCGGTGGGGCCAAGGGGAGCACGACGGCAATCGTCGGGATGAGCTTCGGCGCCATCGTCGGCATGGTCGCGGTGATCCTCGCCGGCGGTGCGCTGGCAGGGCTTGGCATCCTCGCCGCGCCGGTAGCGGTCGGCCTCGGCGCTGCAGTGATCTGCCTCGCCAGCGCGATTCCGCTGCTCGCGACGGTTCCGGCCAGCGTCTATGGTTTTGCCGCCATCGCCGGCCCGATACTGCTCGCCGAGATGTCGCCGACCGAGGCCATTTTGCCGACCATCGTCTCGGTGATCATCGGCGCGGCGTTTGGTTACGTTTCGGAAATGCTCGCGAATGCGCTGACCAAGAAGGGCGAGCCCTCGGCCGAGGCCACTGCCGACCCCGCCTGA
- a CDS encoding carotenoid oxygenase family protein — protein MAADPQTIHFIGSNTPRRTEISKRNLAVEGEIPAEIEGAFFRAVPDNAHAPMFEDDIALNHDGMVARFNFDRGAVDFDIKYVETERYLAEKEARRALFGRYRNPFTDDPSVEGKDRTVANTTPVFHAGRLLMTKEDGLGYEINPHTLETVGRWDYGGKLRSETFTAHPRIDPVTGELFFFGYEAGGLCSLDVAYCIADEDGNLVSEQWFEQPYCSTIHDFVITENYAVFPIFPTLADLDRLKGGGAHWAHRQDLPSYVGIMKRYGDVKDIQWIEGPVGVSCFHEVNAYEDGDLVHIDLCLTDTNAFSFMREAGGIQRDQQDIHGAVTRWTIDMSKDRPALETKEIGPPGDLCRLADADQGRPYNRCWYLTMNPEGGPPMPGGPVGANFNALIRFEPGNGRVTLMGVPPGAAISEPAHVPSSETGHGGWVMSVVDIPVNPDPAQQVPGEYLSELWIMEADNVEAGPIAKVKTGLPLRSQVHGTWVSRAKLDNSVLKG, from the coding sequence ATGGCCGCAGATCCGCAGACGATCCATTTCATCGGCAGCAACACCCCGCGCCGCACGGAGATTTCCAAGCGCAACCTCGCCGTCGAGGGTGAGATCCCCGCGGAGATCGAGGGCGCCTTCTTCCGCGCGGTTCCCGATAACGCCCATGCGCCGATGTTCGAAGACGACATCGCGCTCAATCACGACGGGATGGTGGCGCGGTTCAATTTCGACCGCGGGGCCGTCGATTTCGATATCAAGTATGTCGAAACCGAACGCTATCTCGCCGAAAAGGAAGCGCGCCGGGCGCTGTTCGGGCGCTATCGCAACCCCTTCACGGACGATCCGAGCGTCGAAGGCAAGGACCGCACGGTCGCCAACACCACTCCGGTGTTCCACGCCGGCCGCCTGCTGATGACCAAGGAAGACGGGCTCGGCTACGAGATCAACCCGCACACGCTCGAGACCGTCGGCCGCTGGGACTACGGCGGCAAGCTCCGCTCCGAAACGTTCACCGCGCATCCGCGGATCGATCCGGTCACCGGGGAACTGTTCTTCTTCGGCTACGAGGCCGGCGGACTGTGCAGCCTCGACGTGGCCTATTGCATCGCCGACGAGGACGGCAACCTCGTGTCGGAGCAGTGGTTCGAGCAGCCCTATTGCTCGACCATCCACGATTTCGTCATCACCGAGAACTACGCCGTCTTCCCGATCTTCCCGACGCTGGCCGATCTCGACCGGCTCAAGGGCGGCGGGGCGCACTGGGCTCACCGCCAGGACCTGCCGAGTTACGTGGGCATCATGAAGCGCTATGGCGACGTCAAGGACATCCAGTGGATCGAGGGGCCGGTCGGCGTTTCGTGCTTCCACGAGGTCAACGCCTACGAGGACGGAGATCTGGTCCACATCGACCTTTGCCTGACCGACACCAACGCCTTCTCGTTCATGCGCGAGGCCGGCGGCATCCAGCGCGACCAGCAGGACATTCACGGGGCGGTGACCCGCTGGACCATCGACATGAGCAAGGACCGGCCGGCGCTCGAGACCAAGGAAATCGGCCCCCCGGGGGACCTGTGCCGTCTCGCCGACGCCGACCAGGGGCGGCCCTACAACCGCTGCTGGTACCTGACCATGAACCCCGAGGGCGGCCCGCCTATGCCCGGCGGCCCGGTGGGCGCCAACTTCAACGCGCTGATCCGCTTCGAGCCGGGTAACGGCCGCGTCACCCTGATGGGCGTGCCCCCGGGGGCGGCGATCAGCGAGCCGGCGCACGTCCCCTCGTCCGAAACCGGCCACGGCGGCTGGGTGATGAGCGTGGTCGATATTCCGGTCAACCCCGACCCGGCGCAGCAGGTCCCCGGCGAATACCTTTCCGAGCTGTGGATCATGGAGGCCGACAATGTCGAGGCCGGCCCCATTGCCAAGGTCAAGACCGGCCTGCCGCTGCGCAGCCAGGTTCACGGGACGTGGGTGTCGCGCGCCAAGCTCGACAACTCGGTTCTCAAGGGCTGA
- a CDS encoding nuclear transport factor 2 family protein, producing the protein MTDDERRAIEADCTRLINRYANLNDAHDWDGCAALYTEDAVFRRPSGGDPVHGREAIRASFRARPPRAQRHVIANVVVDVEGPATARAFSAIVLYMGQAADDGGLPVQDGTSPLIGWYRDRLALTPDGWRFSERTGGLDFRP; encoded by the coding sequence ATGACCGACGACGAACGCCGCGCGATCGAGGCCGACTGCACGCGGCTGATCAACCGCTACGCCAACCTCAACGACGCGCACGACTGGGACGGCTGCGCCGCGCTCTACACCGAAGACGCGGTTTTTCGCCGTCCCAGCGGGGGCGATCCGGTGCACGGGCGCGAAGCAATCCGCGCCAGCTTCCGGGCTCGCCCGCCCCGCGCGCAGCGTCACGTCATCGCCAATGTCGTCGTCGACGTCGAGGGTCCGGCGACCGCGCGCGCGTTCAGCGCGATCGTGCTGTATATGGGCCAGGCGGCCGACGACGGCGGGCTCCCGGTGCAGGACGGCACGAGCCCGCTGATCGGCTGGTATCGCGACCGGCTGGCGCTGACGCCCGACGGCTGGCGTTTCTCCGAACGGACCGGAGGGCTCGACTTCCGGCCCTGA
- a CDS encoding cobalamin-independent methionine synthase II family protein, whose product MIRTSHVGSLPRGPELAPLLLARDKGEPYDADEFDRTVQAAVDEAVRRQVEAGVSIVSDGELGKVGYSTYVIERLSGFGGHTPRKPARDLAQVPELAKKLSHIMGSQEFTRASAIDKVALINLQPLHDDIRRFRAALDRHGAGAQAFMNSASPGLITAFQPNQYYPSHEAYLADLVAAMRPEYEAIVAAGFQLQLDCPDLAMSRHTGYQDLTDEEFLAVAEANVEALNAATAGIAPEQMRMHVCWGNYEGPHDFDIPLEKIIAVVLKARPATILFEAANPRHEHEWTVWKQADLAGKVLAPGLVDTCSNYLETPELIAQRIERFAAIVGKDRVVASTDCGFGTFAGYGKIDPAVAWKKLAALRAGADIADGRIA is encoded by the coding sequence GTGATCCGCACCTCCCATGTCGGCAGCCTTCCGCGCGGTCCCGAGCTCGCACCCCTGCTGCTCGCGCGCGACAAGGGCGAGCCCTACGACGCTGACGAATTCGATCGCACCGTCCAGGCGGCGGTCGACGAGGCCGTGCGCCGCCAGGTCGAAGCCGGGGTCTCCATTGTCAGCGACGGCGAACTCGGCAAGGTCGGCTATTCGACCTATGTCATCGAACGGCTCAGCGGCTTCGGCGGGCACACGCCGCGCAAGCCCGCCAGGGATCTCGCGCAGGTCCCGGAGCTGGCGAAGAAGCTCAGCCACATCATGGGCAGCCAGGAATTCACCCGCGCCTCGGCCATCGACAAGGTCGCCCTGATCAACCTGCAGCCGCTCCACGACGACATCCGCCGCTTTCGCGCCGCGCTCGACCGGCATGGAGCGGGCGCGCAGGCATTCATGAATTCGGCCAGCCCGGGGCTCATCACCGCCTTTCAGCCGAACCAGTACTACCCCAGCCACGAAGCCTATCTCGCCGATCTCGTCGCGGCCATGCGGCCCGAGTACGAGGCGATCGTCGCAGCGGGGTTCCAGCTCCAGCTCGACTGCCCCGACCTCGCGATGAGCCGCCACACCGGGTACCAGGACCTGACCGACGAGGAATTCCTCGCCGTGGCCGAAGCCAACGTCGAAGCGCTCAACGCGGCGACCGCCGGCATCGCGCCCGAGCAGATGCGCATGCACGTCTGCTGGGGCAATTACGAGGGACCGCACGATTTCGACATCCCGCTCGAAAAGATCATCGCCGTCGTGCTCAAGGCACGCCCGGCGACGATCCTGTTCGAGGCGGCGAATCCGCGTCACGAGCACGAATGGACGGTGTGGAAACAAGCCGACCTCGCCGGCAAGGTCCTCGCCCCGGGCCTGGTCGATACCTGTTCCAACTATCTCGAAACCCCCGAGCTGATCGCCCAGCGGATCGAGCGCTTCGCCGCTATCGTCGGCAAGGATCGCGTGGTCGCCAGCACGGACTGCGGCTTCGGCACGTTCGCCGGTTACGGCAAGATCGACCCCGCGGTCGCCTGGAAGAAGCTCGCCGCGCTGCGCGCCGGAGCGGATATCGCTGATGGAAGGATCGCCTGA
- a CDS encoding MarR family winged helix-turn-helix transcriptional regulator, which translates to MAEADSDKRRLTVSEPDGRVGTLHRLLKLNNRLMAPFSTHLAHRYAISLNEFRLLMAIGRLGASASHELAEHTGVNAMSVSRAVGTLERHGRITVETDPANRRRKVLRLTSEGERLYDLMLPHTQAVADYLLRGMADQDLETLDAILGKLIARLEATDAEGRSQFIEETKPDGDA; encoded by the coding sequence TTGGCTGAGGCGGATAGCGACAAGCGGCGGCTGACCGTGAGCGAACCGGACGGTCGGGTGGGAACGCTGCACAGGCTGCTCAAGCTCAACAATCGGTTGATGGCGCCGTTTTCGACGCACCTTGCCCACCGCTATGCTATCAGCCTCAACGAATTTCGCCTGCTCATGGCGATCGGCCGTCTCGGCGCCAGCGCGAGCCACGAGCTGGCCGAGCATACCGGGGTCAACGCGATGAGCGTGAGCCGCGCGGTCGGCACACTCGAGCGCCACGGCCGCATTACCGTCGAGACCGATCCGGCCAATCGCCGGCGCAAAGTCCTGCGCCTGACGAGCGAGGGGGAGCGGCTTTACGATCTGATGCTGCCGCACACCCAGGCCGTGGCGGACTACCTGCTGCGCGGCATGGCGGATCAGGACCTCGAGACGCTCGACGCGATCCTCGGCAAGCTCATCGCCCGGCTCGAGGCGACCGATGCGGAAGGGCGTTCGCAGTTCATAGAGGAAACCAAGCCCGACGGCGACGCGTAG
- a CDS encoding nuclear transport factor 2 family protein gives MSRTAQEQENLDLVLRMFAEVLNPMDSSAVDRFISPDYIQHNQMAEPGRERLKAFLDTIRKQTPQAVHDVKRAFVDGDHVTVHYHVRRWPGDNGWAVMDLFRLEDGMIAEHWDVMQDVVEGGPNPLGPF, from the coding sequence GTGAGCAGGACCGCGCAGGAGCAGGAGAACCTCGATCTCGTGCTGCGAATGTTCGCCGAAGTGCTCAACCCGATGGATTCGAGCGCCGTCGATCGCTTCATCAGCCCCGATTACATTCAGCACAACCAAATGGCCGAGCCGGGCCGCGAAAGGCTCAAGGCCTTCCTCGACACGATCCGGAAACAGACGCCGCAGGCGGTGCACGACGTCAAGCGCGCTTTCGTCGACGGCGACCATGTGACGGTGCACTACCACGTGCGCCGCTGGCCCGGCGACAACGGCTGGGCTGTGATGGACCTGTTCCGGCTGGAAGACGGCATGATCGCCGAGCACTGGGACGTGATGCAGGATGTTGTCGAAGGCGGGCCGAATCCGCTGGGACCGTTTTGA
- a CDS encoding TetR/AcrR family transcriptional regulator, which produces MKLDCDTIVREAVAVMCEDGLAEVSLRKIAARFDATAPALKRHVGDKGSLLALMSHRLFHDALDQIPAGLKGRDWLEAFGMTLWRMQRSTPDVLALIGARPPVAALDSEMRVRFHKLLDEAGIGDERGLQAQRSIQALVLGWNSFATTGSGPARARGLADIDTAFHTGLSALIKGFGY; this is translated from the coding sequence ATGAAGCTCGATTGCGATACGATCGTCCGCGAGGCGGTGGCGGTGATGTGCGAGGACGGCCTCGCCGAAGTCAGCCTGCGCAAGATCGCGGCGCGCTTCGATGCGACTGCCCCCGCGCTGAAGCGGCATGTCGGCGACAAGGGCAGCCTGCTGGCGCTGATGAGCCACCGGCTGTTTCACGATGCACTCGACCAGATCCCCGCGGGGCTCAAGGGGCGCGACTGGCTGGAGGCCTTCGGCATGACCCTCTGGCGCATGCAGCGCTCGACCCCCGACGTGCTCGCGCTGATCGGGGCGCGGCCTCCGGTCGCGGCGCTCGATTCCGAGATGCGCGTCCGCTTCCACAAGCTGCTCGACGAAGCCGGGATCGGCGACGAGCGAGGGCTGCAGGCGCAGCGTTCTATCCAGGCGCTGGTGCTCGGCTGGAACAGTTTCGCGACGACCGGCAGCGGGCCGGCCAGGGCCAGGGGGCTGGCCGATATCGACACAGCATTCCACACCGGCCTTTCCGCGCTGATCAAGGGTTTCGGCTACTAG
- a CDS encoding SDR family oxidoreductase has product MARFTDKVVLVLGGNSGMGLAAAQAFAAEGATVHFTGRDPKTIADAEASIPGGKGYRSDIADIAATDDVVAQIEASDGRIDVLYINAGVGGFAPLEGITEADWDHVHSINLKGCVFALQKAVRIMGEGGAIVVTGSIGAHGPLEGNGTYAAAKAGLAMAMKVFAKELLPRKIRLNMVSPGPIDTPLLHRNPGMGPEDVERLKEMMIANIPMHRMGTSDEVAKAVLFLASEDASFITGADLLVDGGLIELS; this is encoded by the coding sequence ATGGCCCGTTTCACCGACAAGGTCGTGCTCGTTCTCGGCGGCAATTCGGGCATGGGGCTCGCGGCTGCGCAGGCGTTTGCCGCGGAGGGAGCAACCGTCCACTTCACCGGCCGCGACCCGAAGACCATTGCCGATGCCGAAGCCTCGATCCCCGGCGGCAAGGGATACCGCTCCGACATCGCCGACATCGCGGCGACCGATGACGTGGTGGCGCAGATCGAGGCGTCGGACGGACGGATCGACGTGCTCTACATCAATGCCGGCGTCGGCGGGTTCGCGCCGCTCGAAGGCATTACCGAGGCCGACTGGGACCACGTCCATTCGATAAACCTGAAGGGCTGCGTCTTCGCCTTGCAGAAGGCGGTGCGGATCATGGGCGAGGGCGGGGCGATCGTCGTCACCGGATCCATCGGGGCGCACGGCCCGCTCGAAGGCAACGGCACCTACGCCGCCGCGAAGGCCGGCCTCGCGATGGCGATGAAGGTTTTCGCCAAGGAACTGCTGCCAAGGAAAATCCGCCTCAACATGGTCAGCCCCGGGCCGATCGATACACCGCTGCTGCACCGCAATCCCGGCATGGGCCCGGAAGACGTCGAACGGCTCAAGGAGATGATGATCGCCAACATCCCGATGCACCGGATGGGAACAAGTGACGAGGTCGCCAAGGCGGTGCTGTTCCTCGCCAGCGAGGATGCGAGTTTCATTACCGGCGCCGACCTCCTGGTCGACGGCGGCCTGATAGAGTTGAGCTGA
- a CDS encoding nuclear transport factor 2 family protein, producing MTRQDYERYVAAFNARDYDTVFDFYAENPRMAFFGIEIATRDQLKDFYGFMHRYVKETVEIERFAASDELAAVEANVRIEATDHLTRDILDARGMQQFFPIAKGDVQEMRQYIHYHLKDGKIGSVGCALVA from the coding sequence ATGACTCGGCAAGACTACGAGCGTTACGTCGCCGCCTTCAACGCGCGTGACTACGACACGGTGTTCGACTTCTACGCCGAGAACCCGCGCATGGCGTTCTTCGGGATCGAGATTGCCACCCGCGATCAGCTCAAGGACTTCTACGGCTTCATGCACCGCTACGTGAAGGAAACGGTCGAGATCGAGCGCTTCGCGGCAAGCGACGAACTCGCCGCGGTGGAGGCCAATGTGCGGATCGAGGCGACCGACCACCTGACTCGGGATATTCTCGATGCGCGGGGGATGCAGCAGTTCTTCCCGATCGCGAAAGGTGACGTGCAGGAAATGCGGCAGTATATTCATTACCACCTCAAGGACGGGAAGATCGGAAGCGTCGGCTGCGCGCTCGTTGCGTGA
- a CDS encoding DUF6152 family protein, with amino-acid sequence MFRKTHVLAAGLLALAGGAAQAHHSRAMFDLDKHVEITGAVREFQWTNPHCYIQLTVTNAKGEAEDWTVEMGPPHSLKENG; translated from the coding sequence ATGTTTCGCAAGACACATGTCCTTGCCGCAGGCCTGCTGGCGCTCGCCGGGGGCGCGGCGCAGGCCCATCATTCCCGGGCGATGTTCGACCTCGACAAGCATGTCGAGATTACCGGCGCGGTGCGCGAATTCCAGTGGACCAATCCCCACTGCTACATCCAACTGACCGTGACCAATGCCAAGGGGGAGGCCGAGGACTGGACGGTCGAGATGGGCCCGCCGCATTCGCTCAAGGAAAATGGTTAG
- a CDS encoding GMC family oxidoreductase, producing MADSFDYIVVGAGSSGCVVASRLSEDPGTQVLLLEAGGRDDHPFIRMPLGFLRAMTRPEFNWTYWTEPEPNLDGRKMPLPRGRVMGGSGSINGMFAMRGHPGDYDQWAQMGARGWSYADVLPYFRRLEDSWRGEGTYHGAGGPVRIKSIDLPVLHHERMMETGRNLGYPLSDDLGGADPVGFARGEMTADGRGRRVSAATAYIRPALGRQNLDVRSGVLVRRVVFEGKRAVGVEIDTPDGPQIVRARREVILSGGAYNSPHLLMLSGVGPAAHLKDHGIEVLHDSPGVGRNLQEHPTASLEWHATRPVTFLNELRWDKLALNTLRWAIFGTGTNTYQVNSCNVVIKTRPELDRPDMQIMVNPIRFDAQTWFPGLKKRQEDVWWAGVVQLHPESRGWVELKSADPREVAAVTLNILDTENDRRQLRDAIRLTRTIYNTEPMAELVGEEKTPGIDVQSDEELDAYLRAACYVGQHPTSSCAMGMGDKSVVDSELKVIGVEGLRIADASVMPTVPGGNTMIPCIMVGEKAADLIRGQSLPAAELAAKDAA from the coding sequence TTGGCGGACAGCTTCGATTATATCGTCGTCGGTGCGGGCAGCTCGGGCTGCGTCGTCGCTTCGCGGCTGAGCGAGGATCCGGGAACGCAGGTGCTCTTGCTCGAGGCCGGCGGGCGCGACGATCACCCGTTCATCCGCATGCCGCTCGGGTTCCTCAGGGCGATGACCAGGCCCGAGTTCAACTGGACCTACTGGACCGAGCCGGAGCCGAACCTCGACGGGCGCAAGATGCCGCTGCCGCGCGGACGGGTGATGGGCGGCTCGGGCTCGATCAACGGCATGTTCGCGATGCGCGGGCACCCGGGCGACTATGACCAGTGGGCGCAGATGGGCGCGCGCGGCTGGTCCTACGCCGATGTCCTCCCTTACTTTCGGCGGCTGGAGGATTCCTGGCGCGGCGAGGGCACGTATCACGGCGCGGGCGGCCCGGTGCGGATCAAGTCGATCGACCTGCCGGTGCTGCACCACGAGCGGATGATGGAGACCGGGCGCAACCTCGGCTACCCGCTCAGCGACGACCTCGGCGGGGCCGATCCGGTCGGCTTCGCGCGCGGAGAGATGACCGCAGACGGGCGCGGCCGCCGGGTCAGCGCGGCCACCGCCTATATCCGCCCCGCGCTCGGCCGGCAGAACCTCGACGTGCGTTCGGGCGTGCTCGTCCGCCGCGTGGTGTTCGAAGGCAAGCGCGCGGTCGGCGTCGAGATCGACACGCCGGACGGACCGCAGATCGTGCGCGCGCGGCGCGAGGTCATCCTTTCGGGCGGGGCGTACAACTCGCCGCACCTGCTGATGCTCTCGGGCGTCGGCCCGGCGGCGCACCTCAAGGATCATGGCATAGAGGTGCTGCACGACAGCCCCGGCGTCGGGCGCAACCTGCAGGAGCATCCGACCGCCAGCCTCGAATGGCACGCGACGCGGCCGGTGACCTTCCTCAACGAGCTGCGGTGGGACAAGCTGGCGCTGAACACCTTGCGCTGGGCCATATTCGGAACGGGCACCAACACCTACCAGGTCAACTCGTGCAACGTGGTGATCAAGACCAGGCCCGAGCTCGACCGGCCCGACATGCAGATCATGGTCAACCCGATCCGCTTCGACGCGCAGACCTGGTTCCCCGGTCTCAAGAAGCGGCAGGAGGACGTCTGGTGGGCAGGCGTCGTCCAGTTGCACCCGGAAAGCCGCGGCTGGGTGGAGCTGAAGAGCGCCGATCCCCGCGAAGTCGCCGCGGTCACGCTCAACATTCTCGACACCGAGAACGACCGGCGGCAACTGCGCGACGCGATCCGGCTGACACGGACAATCTACAACACCGAGCCGATGGCCGAGCTGGTCGGCGAGGAAAAGACACCGGGCATCGACGTCCAGTCGGACGAGGAGCTCGACGCCTATCTGCGCGCCGCCTGCTACGTCGGCCAGCATCCGACCAGTTCCTGCGCGATGGGCATGGGCGACAAGTCTGTGGTCGACAGTGAGCTGAAGGTCATCGGCGTCGAAGGCCTGCGGATCGCCGACGCCTCGGTCATGCCGACCGTGCCGGGTGGAAACACGATGATCCCATGCATCATGGTCGGCGAAAAGGCGGCGGACCTTATCCGCGGCCAGTCGCTGCCCGCCGCCGAACTTGCGGCGAAGGACGCCGCGTGA
- a CDS encoding DUF3237 domain-containing protein, with the protein MAEFSDTTPFNPPYSQLDNPRLEFAMEVRLTFPEVYTMAPHPFGGMRSAVLVKGGTFEGPNLKGRAVPGSGGDYAYFRPDDVAVFDARYLLEEDDGTIILLHNKGYLWGRKPDTMARLRDWAFNNGAPVPHDEYYLRGNPTFECAVGKHDWLTKHVFIGVGERKADGNLLRYYALV; encoded by the coding sequence ATGGCAGAATTTTCCGACACCACCCCGTTCAACCCTCCCTATTCGCAGCTCGATAACCCGCGGCTCGAATTCGCGATGGAAGTGCGCCTGACCTTCCCCGAGGTCTACACCATGGCCCCGCACCCGTTCGGCGGCATGCGCAGCGCGGTGCTGGTCAAGGGCGGCACCTTCGAAGGCCCGAACCTCAAGGGCCGCGCGGTGCCCGGATCGGGCGGCGACTACGCCTATTTCCGGCCCGACGACGTGGCGGTGTTCGATGCCCGCTACCTGCTCGAAGAGGACGACGGGACGATCATCCTGCTCCATAACAAGGGCTACCTGTGGGGCCGCAAGCCCGACACCATGGCGCGCCTGCGGGACTGGGCGTTCAACAACGGCGCCCCCGTCCCGCACGACGAGTACTACTTGCGCGGCAACCCGACGTTCGAATGCGCAGTCGGCAAGCACGACTGGCTGACCAAGCACGTCTTCATCGGCGTCGGCGAGCGGAAGGCGGACGGCAACCTGCTGCGCTATTACGCGCTGGTGTGA